A single region of the Silene latifolia isolate original U9 population chromosome 8, ASM4854445v1, whole genome shotgun sequence genome encodes:
- the LOC141597133 gene encoding protein LURP-one-related 6, whose protein sequence is MGTVSRSNSIIMPIISKMYCSTSQVVLVVRRRPLMVGGGGFVVTNCSQKVVFQVAGCGTLGRKGELMLLDSDGDAVLLIRQQGGIVQALSINKKWKGYYDNDGLQKTVFSIKEPNACFSRSNAIRISTEPKTLHRGRKDCNFEVEGYFPDRDCRILDSAGNIIAQVGTREEIVRVMKSKDVYHVVVQPGVDQAFVCGVIAVLDYIYHESTRC, encoded by the exons ATGGGGACGGTTTCTAGGAGTAATAGCATTATAATGCCAATAATAAGCAAGATGTATTGTTCAACGTCACAAGTTGTTTTAGTTGTAAGACGACGGCCGCTTATGGTGGGTGGTGGCGGGTTTGTGGTTACTAATTGTAGCCAAAAGGTTGTTTTTCAGGTGGCTGGTTGTGGTactcttggtaggaaaggagagTTGATGCTTCTTGATAGTGATGGTGATGCCGTCCTTCTTATCCGACAACAG GGCGGAATAGTACAGGCGTTGAGCATTAACAAGAAATGGAAAGGATATTACGACAATGACGGATTACAAAAAACGGTTTTCAGCATAAAAGAACCAAATGCATGTTTCTCAAGATCAAATGCAATTAGGATTTCAACTGAGCCTAAGACGCTACACCGTGGTAGAAAAGATTGCAATTTTGAGGTTGAAGGCTATTTTCCTGATAGAGATTGTCGTATCCTTGACTCGGCCGGGAACATCATAGCTCAG GTTGggacaagagaagaaatagtgagGGTAATGAAAAGCAAAGATGTATATCATGTGGTAGTACAACCAGGGGTGGATCAAGCCTTTGTTTGCGGAGTCATTGCGGTTCTCGACTACATTTACCATGAGTCGACCAGATGTTAA